The proteins below are encoded in one region of Rana temporaria chromosome 2, aRanTem1.1, whole genome shotgun sequence:
- the LOC120928817 gene encoding zinc finger protein 420-like has translation MKTKRIKHQQVHTVEKPYHCSECDKAFLYKSHLFVHQKIHTGEKPFQCSECDKAFTSNADLIRHQRGHTGEKPYRCSECDKTFKCKEGLNVHERIHTGEKQFQCSKCDKSFLRKVQLIDHEWVHTGEKPYQCSECDKAFIRKSGLIRHKMIHTGEKPYECSECDKAFHLKANLLSHQKIHTGEKSYQCSECDRAFARKKSLIQHQRIHTGEKLYQCSECGKAFATKPQLIQHQRIHTGEKPYQCSECGKAFSLKAVLVNHQRIHIGEKPYKCSVCGKAFRHTQSLITHQKVHTGEKPHQCSVCNMTFALNSELTIHQILHTGERPYHCSECDKAFTHKSKLFRHQKIHTGEKPFQCSKCDNAFQEKSMLIVHERIHTGEKPYQCSECDKAFTMRTYFIRHKMVHTGEKPYQCSECDKAFTMRTYFIRHKMVHTGEKPYQCSECGKEFARKESLIRHQIVHSGEKQFQCSECDKAFKHKESFIIHQKAHKGENPYQCTECGKAFTVKKDLIRHQMTHTGEKPYECTECDKAFTRKAGLIRHQRVHTGEKPE, from the coding sequence ATGAAGACAAAACGTATCAAACACCAGCAGGTTCACACTGTAGAGAAGCCATATCATTGTTCtgaatgtgataaagcttttTTATACAAGTCACATCTTTTCGTACACCAGAAGATTCACACCGGAGAGAAACCatttcagtgttctgaatgtgacaaagcttttacatcGAACGCAGATCTGATCAGACACCAGAGgggtcacactggagagaagccatatcggtgttctgaatgtgacaaaactTTTAAATGTAAGGAAGGCCTTAATGTACATGagaggattcacacaggagagaaacaATTTCAGTGTTCCAAATGTGACAAATCTTTTCTACGGAAGGTACAGCTTATCGATCACGagtgggttcacactggagagaaaccatatcaatgttctgaatgtgacaaagcttttataaGAAAATCAGGTCTTATCAGACATAAGATGATTCACACTGGTGAGAAGCCGtatgagtgttctgaatgtgataaaGCTTTCCACTTGAAGGCTAATCTTCTCTCACACCAGAAGATTCACACTGGTGAGAAGtcgtatcagtgttctgaatgtgatagAGCTTTTGCACGCAAGAAAAGCCTTATccaacaccagaggattcacacgggagagaagctgTATCAGTGTTCAGAATGTGGGAAAGCTTTTGCAACCAAGCCACAGCTTATccaacaccagaggattcacactggagagaagccgtatCAGTGTTCGGAATGTGGTAAAGCTTTTTCACTGAAGGCAGTCCTTGTCaatcaccagaggattcacattggagagaagccatataaaTGTTCGGTATGTGGTAAAGCTTTTAGACATACTCAAAGCCTTATCACACACCAGAAAgttcacacgggagagaagccacaTCAGTGTTCTGTATGTAACATGACCTTTGCATTGAACTCAGAGCTTACCATTCACCAGATACTTCACACTGGAGAGAGGCCATATCATTGTTCtgaatgtgataaagcttttaCACATAAGTCAAAGCTTTTCAGACACCAGAAgattcacactggggagaagccatTTCAGTGTTCAAAATGCGACAACGCTTTTCAAGAAAAATCAATGCTTATCGTGCATgagaggattcacactggagagaagccatatcagtgttctgaatgtgacaaagcttttacaatGCGGACGTATTTTATCAGACACAAgatggttcacactggagagaagccatatcaatgCTCTGagtgtgacaaagcttttacaatGCGGACGTATTTTATCAGACACAAgatggttcacactggagagaagccttaTCAATGTTCTGAGTGTGGTAAAGAATTTGCACGTAAGGAAAGCCTTATCAGACACCAGATAGTTCACTCTGGAGAGAAGCAATTTCAATGTTCAgaatgtgataaagcttttaAACATAAGGAAAGCTTTATTATACACCAGAAGGCTCACAAGGGAGAGAACCCATATCAGTGTAcagaatgtggcaaagcttttacagTGAAAAAAGATCTCATCAGACATCAAATgactcacactggagagaagccttaTGAGTGTACtgaatgtgataaagcttttaCTCGCAAAGCAGGTCTTATCAGACACCAGAGGgtccacactggagagaagccagaaTGA